A single genomic interval of Candidatus Binatia bacterium harbors:
- a CDS encoding nucleotide sugar dehydrogenase — MRVSVFGLGYVGSVTAACLAKAGHEVVGVDSSQEKVAMVNDAVPPVVEEGLGELLAEVVWNQRLRATASAGEAVKNSDLAFVSVGTPSRSNGQLDVTALERVAENIGRALSNRAEPFRVVLRSTVLPGTTEEVFIPALRAGAGRDLGDSLGVAVNPEFMREGSALKDFAHPPLTLVGSEDAATAASLRSLYAGVDAPFVHVSVKTAEMVKYVSNTFHALKICFANEIGNVCAALGVDAREVMKVFLMDRKLNVSEAYLRPGFAFGGSCLPKDLRALVYAARSADVAAPLLSSILPSNESEIRRAVEAVLATRKRRVGIAGLSFKPATDDLRESPMVALAETLIGKGCDVRILDGNVSLARLIGANRRYIEEEIPHISSLMCDNAEALLAHAEVLVIGNSGDEAAKVLAAATSKHAIIDLTRGALKKDSKEQSPRCKV, encoded by the coding sequence ATGCGGGTTAGCGTTTTTGGACTTGGATACGTCGGCTCCGTGACCGCCGCCTGTCTCGCCAAAGCGGGCCACGAAGTGGTCGGCGTGGATTCGAGCCAGGAAAAAGTCGCGATGGTGAACGACGCCGTGCCGCCGGTCGTGGAAGAGGGATTGGGAGAACTTCTGGCCGAGGTCGTGTGGAACCAGCGCCTCCGCGCCACCGCGTCGGCCGGAGAGGCGGTGAAAAACAGCGATCTCGCGTTCGTCTCAGTCGGCACGCCGAGCCGCTCGAACGGACAGCTCGACGTGACGGCGCTCGAGCGCGTCGCCGAGAACATCGGCAGGGCGCTCTCGAACCGCGCCGAACCCTTCCGGGTGGTCTTAAGAAGCACCGTCCTCCCCGGGACGACGGAAGAGGTCTTCATTCCGGCGCTCCGCGCCGGCGCCGGACGCGATCTCGGGGATTCTCTCGGCGTCGCCGTCAATCCCGAGTTCATGCGCGAGGGCAGCGCGCTCAAAGATTTCGCCCATCCGCCGCTCACGCTCGTGGGCTCGGAAGATGCGGCGACCGCCGCGTCGCTGCGCTCTCTTTACGCGGGCGTGGATGCGCCTTTCGTGCACGTCTCGGTCAAGACCGCGGAGATGGTCAAGTACGTGTCCAATACGTTCCACGCGCTGAAGATCTGCTTCGCCAACGAGATCGGCAATGTTTGCGCCGCGCTCGGCGTCGACGCCCGGGAGGTCATGAAAGTTTTCCTCATGGACCGAAAGCTGAACGTCTCAGAGGCTTATCTTCGTCCGGGCTTTGCGTTCGGCGGCTCGTGCCTGCCCAAAGACCTGCGCGCGCTCGTCTACGCGGCGCGCTCCGCCGACGTCGCCGCGCCTCTGCTCTCGTCGATCCTGCCTTCCAACGAGAGCGAAATCCGCCGCGCCGTCGAGGCGGTCCTGGCGACGCGCAAGCGGCGCGTGGGGATCGCCGGCCTTTCTTTCAAGCCGGCGACGGACGATCTCAGGGAGAGCCCGATGGTCGCGCTGGCGGAGACGCTCATCGGCAAAGGCTGCGACGTGCGCATCCTCGACGGCAACGTCTCGCTGGCGCGCCTGATCGGCGCCAACCGCCGCTACATCGAGGAAGAGATCCCGCACATTTCTTCGTTGATGTGCGACAACGCCGAAGCGCTGCTCGCCCACGCCGAAGTCCTGGTGATCGGCAACTCCGGCGATGAAGCCGCAAAGGTCCTGGCGGCGGCGACTTCGAAGCACGCCATAATCGATCTCACACGCGGCGCGCTTAAAAAAGACTCAAAGGAGCAATCGCCACGATGCAAAGTTTAA
- a CDS encoding GNAT family N-acetyltransferase, with protein sequence MQSLTARAREMDPALKLQARGAPAGAMIAGASEEVEIRRHEGCDALLALRPTLAAGGFLPAPLAGMDPEFLTAGFEGKTPGAMVAYAAGRPVGYMTYALLRTEFRPQFGGLGIGRFPCRQLRLFGYAGHGHAPAVILEGFCRGLLENTPWHVGQIFELPMENPLAEYITGAPFGSGESYSLASSVYETFQVGIAESFETYLKNQFTKKTRYNLKREVRLLEDSAPGEVTLRVYHAPDQVSDFFRDSASVASRCYKWQGGPNPMEPTPFDLKKFSFLAERGRWRSYVLFIRDVPVAFCDATMRWGELYVELVGHDARYIKLNPGKVLLYKIFEDLHECRIVKQLNLGTGTAEYRRVFATSSRRVVDVNLYRNELYPQLLRMIAATAAVSYRQLNPLIRRCAPPIKRILRRRGAIAPSVFAYLVAG encoded by the coding sequence ATGCAAAGTTTAACTGCCCGCGCGCGGGAGATGGATCCGGCGCTGAAACTTCAGGCCCGCGGAGCGCCGGCCGGCGCGATGATAGCCGGCGCGTCGGAAGAGGTGGAAATTCGCCGCCACGAAGGTTGCGACGCCTTGCTCGCGCTCCGGCCGACTCTGGCGGCCGGCGGTTTTTTACCCGCCCCGCTCGCTGGGATGGATCCGGAATTTCTCACCGCGGGCTTCGAGGGCAAGACGCCGGGGGCGATGGTCGCCTATGCGGCGGGCCGGCCCGTCGGCTACATGACCTATGCTCTCTTGAGAACCGAATTTCGTCCGCAGTTCGGCGGCCTCGGCATCGGCCGGTTTCCCTGCCGGCAGCTGAGGCTGTTCGGTTACGCCGGTCACGGCCACGCGCCCGCCGTGATCCTCGAGGGCTTCTGTCGAGGGCTGCTCGAAAATACGCCCTGGCACGTGGGCCAGATTTTCGAGTTGCCCATGGAGAATCCGCTGGCCGAGTATATCACCGGCGCGCCCTTCGGCAGCGGCGAGAGCTACTCTCTCGCCAGCAGCGTTTATGAAACTTTTCAAGTCGGGATCGCGGAAAGCTTTGAGACCTACCTCAAGAACCAGTTCACCAAAAAGACCCGCTACAACCTCAAGCGGGAAGTCCGGCTGCTGGAGGACTCGGCGCCGGGCGAGGTGACGCTCAGAGTTTACCACGCTCCCGATCAGGTGAGCGATTTCTTCCGCGACAGCGCGTCGGTTGCCAGCCGGTGCTACAAGTGGCAAGGGGGACCGAATCCCATGGAGCCCACGCCTTTCGACCTGAAAAAATTCTCGTTCCTTGCCGAACGCGGGAGATGGCGCTCCTATGTCCTGTTCATTCGCGACGTGCCGGTGGCGTTCTGCGACGCGACGATGCGCTGGGGGGAGCTCTACGTCGAGTTGGTAGGCCACGACGCGCGCTACATCAAGCTCAATCCCGGGAAGGTGTTGCTGTATAAGATCTTCGAAGACCTGCACGAATGCCGGATCGTCAAGCAATTGAATCTCGGTACCGGCACCGCGGAGTACCGGCGGGTATTCGCGACTTCCAGCCGGCGCGTCGTCGACGTCAATCTTTACCGCAACGAGTTGTATCCGCAGCTCTTGCGCATGATCGCAGCCACCGCGGCGGTGAGCTACCGGCAATTGAATCCCCTGATCCGCCGCTGCGCGCCTCCGATCAAGCGCATCCTCCGCCGCCGCGGCGCGATAGCGCCATCCGTTTTCGCTTACCTCGTGGCCGGGTGA
- a CDS encoding glycosyltransferase family 4 protein — MPRHFIGKHRAAPRLRLAWVEEWMSTLAKEMLPYLAERHEITYVTAGEEIPDADFVRVIREKRRRHMNVAGFALSSDVNRLYRDGLVDLALVWSSVGFALRGVPFINLAGGSVFAEIRLAAARMPLYRRARFLTGLVHFALPETLCNKRAARVIVPSSALKNDLMRLHGLADPKVSVVPHGTEPEHMALYDRKPAGPAPKILFVGRLHPGKGIAAVVDEFSRRRDIDAEFLILGDGPDRDRMQKATAEDDRVKLLGHVGKSDLKWALSTTDIFAFPSFYEGFGLSLLEAMASGHACVCYDIPATREVLGDGGILVRPGDAAALVDEIARLVKTPDRVSFYSARAHQRAGRFSWDHARRAIDRVIGETAAEILARQPMAPTKTVSLYR, encoded by the coding sequence ATGCCCAGGCATTTCATCGGCAAACATCGCGCCGCGCCGCGCCTCAGGCTCGCGTGGGTCGAGGAGTGGATGAGCACGCTGGCGAAGGAAATGCTGCCCTATCTGGCCGAGCGGCACGAGATCACGTACGTGACCGCGGGCGAAGAAATCCCCGACGCCGATTTCGTCCGGGTGATTCGTGAAAAGCGCCGGCGCCACATGAACGTCGCCGGCTTCGCGCTGTCGAGCGACGTCAACCGGCTCTATCGCGACGGGCTCGTCGACCTCGCCCTGGTATGGTCGAGCGTCGGCTTCGCGCTCCGCGGCGTGCCGTTCATTAATTTGGCGGGCGGCTCGGTATTCGCCGAGATCCGCCTCGCCGCGGCGCGGATGCCGCTTTATCGGCGCGCCAGGTTTTTGACCGGGCTGGTTCACTTCGCGCTCCCCGAGACGCTCTGCAATAAGCGCGCGGCCAGGGTGATCGTGCCGTCGTCGGCGTTGAAAAACGACCTCATGAGATTGCATGGCCTGGCGGATCCCAAGGTATCCGTGGTGCCGCATGGGACCGAGCCCGAGCACATGGCGTTGTACGATCGGAAGCCGGCCGGCCCGGCGCCCAAGATTCTTTTCGTCGGGCGTCTTCATCCGGGCAAAGGGATCGCCGCCGTCGTGGACGAATTTTCCCGGCGCCGGGATATCGACGCGGAGTTTTTGATCTTGGGAGACGGTCCGGATCGAGACCGAATGCAAAAAGCCACCGCCGAGGACGATCGCGTGAAGCTTCTCGGTCATGTGGGAAAGAGCGATCTCAAGTGGGCGCTGTCGACGACCGACATCTTTGCCTTCCCCTCGTTTTACGAAGGCTTCGGACTTTCGCTGCTCGAGGCCATGGCCAGCGGCCACGCCTGCGTCTGCTATGATATTCCAGCGACGCGCGAAGTGCTCGGCGACGGCGGAATTTTGGTCCGGCCCGGCGACGCCGCCGCGTTGGTCGATGAAATCGCGCGGCTGGTAAAAACCCCCGATCGGGTCTCCTTCTACTCGGCGCGGGCGCATCAGCGGGCCGGCCGATTTTCCTGGGACCATGCCCGGCGGGCGATCGATCGCGTCATCGGCGAGACTGCGGCTGAAATTCTCGCACGGCAACCCATGGCGCCGACGAAAACGGTCTCGTTATACCGGTAA
- a CDS encoding glycosyltransferase family 2 protein, with amino-acid sequence MDYESLLAFLMFASFGLLLYTYAGYPAVLWAASRWVRSKERPSVEPAAWPRVSVLVSAYNEETTIGERIANLLSLDYPADRIEILIGSDGSTDRTCEIVRAYESHGARLLCFEQRRGKASVLNDLIARARNDIVVLTDANTFFRPDAVRALVKALLRYPAGAIAVGRLDLRAPSDNGNLDGAYWSYETWIKTLESRFGSLVGANGAIYAFHRERYRPLPKDAIVDDFLIPMFMRLASGDRIYFVPEARAWERSPEEVRDEFYRHARIGAGNFQALRWTWRLLLPWRGTIALAYFSHKVLRWFGPWLMLTGFVANLRLLHVPAFALIFLGQVVLYELAFGALLLHRVPLVGRAASAMRYFLILNVALLVGLGRFVLGVERPFWSTAPRRA; translated from the coding sequence ATGGATTACGAGTCGCTGTTGGCTTTCTTGATGTTCGCCTCCTTTGGGCTCCTGCTTTACACCTATGCGGGTTATCCGGCGGTCCTCTGGGCGGCGAGCCGATGGGTTCGCTCCAAAGAACGGCCGAGCGTCGAGCCCGCGGCGTGGCCTCGGGTGAGCGTCCTGGTCTCGGCCTACAACGAAGAGACCACCATCGGAGAGCGCATCGCCAATCTTTTGAGCCTCGACTATCCCGCCGACCGGATCGAGATACTCATCGGGTCGGACGGCTCGACGGACCGGACGTGCGAGATCGTGCGCGCTTACGAGAGCCACGGGGCGCGGCTCCTCTGCTTCGAACAGCGCAGGGGAAAGGCCAGCGTGCTCAACGATCTCATCGCCCGGGCCAGAAACGACATCGTCGTCCTGACCGACGCCAACACGTTCTTTCGCCCGGACGCGGTGCGCGCCTTGGTCAAGGCGCTGTTGCGTTATCCCGCCGGCGCGATCGCCGTCGGGCGTTTGGATCTCCGCGCGCCTTCGGACAACGGCAATCTCGACGGGGCCTACTGGAGCTATGAAACGTGGATCAAGACGCTCGAATCGCGCTTCGGCAGCCTGGTCGGGGCCAACGGCGCGATTTACGCGTTTCATCGCGAGCGCTATCGGCCGCTGCCCAAAGACGCGATCGTCGACGACTTCCTGATTCCGATGTTCATGCGGCTCGCTTCGGGCGACCGGATTTATTTCGTTCCCGAGGCGCGGGCGTGGGAAAGATCGCCGGAGGAAGTCAGAGACGAATTCTACCGCCACGCGCGGATCGGCGCGGGCAATTTTCAGGCGCTGCGCTGGACGTGGAGATTGCTGCTCCCGTGGCGGGGAACCATCGCGCTCGCCTACTTTTCGCACAAGGTGCTGCGCTGGTTCGGCCCGTGGCTGATGCTCACCGGCTTTGTGGCCAACTTGCGCCTCTTGCACGTCCCGGCTTTCGCGCTCATCTTTCTCGGCCAGGTCGTGCTCTACGAGCTTGCCTTCGGCGCCCTGCTCTTGCATCGGGTGCCGCTGGTGGGCCGGGCGGCCTCGGCGATGCGCTACTTTCTTATTCTCAACGTCGCGCTCCTGGTCGGCCTGGGACGCTTCGTTCTCGGCGTCGAGCGGCCGTTCTGGAGCACCGCGCCGCGCAGAGCTTGA
- a CDS encoding Ig-like domain-containing protein: MKFRFLPPSIRLAIALTAMAAIPLSAVPGAAQNPGGFIEKATSTNVRPTYTAAQIQQFLPTSRGPFSFPTPYNTEGIRLTLPSDCAGQDCVFSVGYSYWRNINNHQASNTMLIVLGLDVNHGGTGPTLFSYNKVTDQVTNLGPLFPSTSNFRNHSGEGWYFSATQPNMLYVIGYGPQLYRYDVISKTMTTVFDVSTQPGLFGTNRYAIQMHSSADDKVHSATLRDKATDRDLGCLVYKEAAGQFLFYPTLGLHYDECQIDKSGRYLLIKDKVSSATTDVDNRIIDLSTNIETRLLEANGAVGHSDNGFGYTAGALINSAVPGVVTVWKYGQSPLQGTQVYRTTTWNGGIGHIAHSNTKAGLAQNQQYACGSNANRVNDPRLNEVVCFRLDTSMDVLVVAPVMTNLNAAGGDGGGCGDYCKLPKGNIDVTGQYFIWTSNMGSNRQDAFIVKVPSQLLVAGTSPPPPPTDTTPPVISAVLAPLITSSGATITWTTDEASDSQVEYGATTAYGSVTTLNGSMVTSHSQNLSGLAANTLYHYRVKSRDAAGNLATSTDKTFTTLASAPPPPGDVTPPTVSITAPVAGAIVQGQIYVTASASDNVGVVGVQFKIDGKNLGTEDTVRPFARYWYTGNFTNGAHTITAVARDKAGNTATSQPVTVTVKGAKITGPVTWTNLVNATATANSLKESCGGCGNSGAQSLQSIPSGNGYVEFTASETTTQRAVGLSRGNTDTSRADIDFAIALWNGSPSGYVEIYENGVYKFGSVSYVPGDVFRVAVASGVVKYSKNGSVFYTSAKAPTYPLLVDASLAGPQSTIANAMISGY; this comes from the coding sequence ATGAAGTTTCGTTTTTTGCCGCCTTCCATCCGGTTGGCGATAGCCCTTACAGCGATGGCGGCGATCCCGCTCTCGGCCGTTCCCGGAGCCGCTCAAAATCCCGGCGGCTTTATCGAAAAAGCGACTAGCACCAACGTCAGACCCACGTACACGGCGGCGCAAATTCAACAATTTCTTCCCACCTCGAGGGGACCTTTCAGTTTTCCGACGCCTTATAACACGGAAGGCATACGACTGACGCTGCCAAGCGACTGCGCCGGCCAGGACTGCGTTTTCTCCGTCGGCTATTCCTATTGGCGCAACATCAACAATCACCAGGCCAGCAATACCATGCTGATTGTTTTAGGGTTGGACGTAAACCATGGCGGCACCGGGCCGACTCTGTTCAGCTACAACAAGGTTACGGATCAGGTGACGAACCTAGGGCCGCTGTTCCCTTCGACGAGCAACTTTAGAAATCACAGCGGCGAAGGCTGGTACTTCAGCGCGACCCAGCCGAACATGCTGTACGTGATCGGCTACGGCCCGCAGCTTTATCGCTACGACGTGATCTCGAAGACCATGACGACCGTGTTCGACGTCTCCACGCAACCCGGGCTGTTCGGGACCAACCGGTACGCGATCCAGATGCACTCGAGCGCCGACGACAAGGTTCACTCGGCCACTCTAAGGGACAAGGCGACCGACCGGGACCTCGGCTGTTTGGTCTATAAGGAAGCCGCCGGTCAGTTTTTATTTTACCCGACCCTCGGGCTTCACTACGACGAATGCCAGATCGACAAGAGCGGCCGTTATCTGCTGATCAAAGACAAGGTATCGAGCGCCACCACAGACGTCGATAACCGCATCATCGACCTCAGCACGAACATCGAGACGCGTCTCCTGGAAGCGAACGGGGCCGTGGGCCATTCGGATAACGGCTTTGGTTATACGGCGGGAGCGCTGATCAATAGCGCGGTACCCGGCGTGGTGACCGTTTGGAAGTACGGCCAGAGTCCCTTGCAGGGCACGCAGGTTTATCGCACGACGACCTGGAACGGCGGCATCGGACACATCGCTCATTCGAACACCAAAGCCGGCCTGGCGCAGAACCAGCAATACGCGTGCGGCAGCAACGCCAATCGCGTCAACGACCCGCGCTTGAATGAGGTCGTTTGTTTTCGTCTCGACACTTCCATGGATGTTTTGGTCGTCGCTCCGGTCATGACCAACTTGAACGCGGCGGGAGGCGATGGCGGCGGCTGCGGTGATTATTGCAAGCTGCCCAAAGGCAACATCGACGTCACCGGACAATATTTTATCTGGACGAGCAACATGGGAAGCAATCGGCAGGATGCGTTCATCGTCAAAGTTCCGTCCCAGTTGCTGGTCGCAGGCACCAGCCCGCCGCCTCCGCCGACGGACACCACGCCTCCGGTCATCAGCGCCGTCTTGGCGCCGCTCATCACATCATCGGGAGCCACGATCACGTGGACGACCGACGAAGCCAGCGACTCGCAAGTCGAATACGGCGCCACGACCGCTTATGGCAGCGTGACGACGCTGAACGGAAGCATGGTGACCTCCCACTCGCAAAACCTGAGCGGCCTGGCGGCGAACACGCTGTATCATTACCGGGTCAAATCTCGGGACGCCGCCGGAAACCTGGCGACGTCGACGGACAAGACGTTCACGACTCTCGCCAGCGCTCCACCGCCTCCGGGAGACGTTACGCCGCCGACGGTCTCCATCACGGCACCGGTTGCCGGCGCCATCGTCCAGGGTCAGATCTATGTCACTGCGTCGGCGTCGGATAACGTCGGCGTCGTAGGAGTCCAATTCAAGATCGACGGCAAAAATCTCGGCACCGAAGACACGGTGCGGCCCTTCGCGCGCTACTGGTACACCGGCAACTTTACCAACGGCGCGCATACGATCACCGCAGTTGCTAGGGACAAAGCCGGAAATACCGCGACCTCTCAGCCGGTCACCGTCACGGTCAAAGGCGCGAAGATCACGGGTCCGGTGACCTGGACCAATCTGGTCAACGCCACCGCGACCGCCAATTCGCTTAAGGAGAGCTGCGGCGGTTGCGGCAACTCCGGGGCGCAGTCGCTCCAGTCGATCCCGTCCGGCAACGGCTACGTCGAGTTCACCGCTTCCGAGACGACGACGCAGCGCGCGGTAGGGCTCAGCCGCGGTAACACCGACACCTCGCGTGCGGACATCGATTTCGCCATCGCCTTATGGAACGGCTCACCCAGCGGCTATGTAGAGATTTACGAGAATGGAGTATACAAGTTCGGCTCGGTCTCCTACGTCCCCGGAGACGTTTTCCGCGTCGCCGTGGCATCGGGCGTCGTCAAGTATTCGAAGAACGGGTCGGTCTTCTACACGAGCGCCAAGGCGCCCACTTATCCGCTGCTGGTCGATGCCAGCCTGGCGGGACCGCAAAGCACGATTGCCAATGCCATGATTTCCGGCTACTGA
- a CDS encoding ATP-binding protein has protein sequence MAARKSSFEDIFRAQDPFISDGFQFFLREVAVARDSKTLRDFLIRFNGELYRAAWVDKAAKVPWAPDMLAALVNTNPSLIFLAFRELFDEMKLHYQDPLTEILFDTAHRVPLLISVLGEIVLKESRLVQLRVRALEGLFTRLALGRRPFQAGTGVEDTLRSLNEILQQLKRETVSGAIKRHERLAKDLQAVHRLLPGLTCNRSTETGAEADPIPSAHREILELLQAILEQSSATLAAADSAGTILKILRANTPLPAWHPSASPWNRRARPAASKGRNGREKYQPGVKPRVGEESPVLDAPGEGSKVVLALIIDRAIAIVLEIAGAAWRPESARQKANPAAETLLNPSDPPLLESALVDPKSQPKTRNMAAALLSLLSYALSTVRLSPRAEFYCRLFLMPHRAGGIHYRLRDEDDRALIDAEEKIDFLFEALDEESDYVRWNAATLCYQSARHHPEWFKPKHYIKLMSLLSDEHYGIRLDVMRTIRTLATFRNQEIFTVIHDVSGKLAEKVYRVKDKDRARVDLETALGVSLATLLERVDELQGEVLRLENRREHLLSYLENQALRIGEEIHHEVLNTLCSNLATAIDERDFADAETRLKDVVTELRRIMNHLYPKDLEAEGFVATVRKRLEDAKIQMRRRVAKFGVEFECAADITDETIAASLRDKSHLVLLYRIVSEALINARKHAHGTTLALRIRRPRTGVIEISIADNGRGGGGPFEQSFGIDLMQRRAEDIDAEIEYKRTSSAGGTTVVIRLPEESNSRATNGSKLSGAI, from the coding sequence ATGGCTGCCCGAAAATCAAGTTTCGAGGATATCTTCAGAGCGCAAGATCCCTTCATCAGCGACGGTTTTCAGTTCTTCCTGCGCGAGGTCGCGGTCGCTCGCGATTCCAAAACGCTCCGGGATTTTCTTATCCGGTTTAACGGCGAGCTTTATCGCGCGGCGTGGGTCGACAAGGCGGCCAAGGTCCCCTGGGCGCCCGACATGCTGGCGGCGCTGGTCAACACGAATCCGAGCCTCATCTTTCTCGCCTTTCGCGAGCTGTTCGACGAGATGAAACTGCATTATCAGGACCCCTTGACCGAGATCCTGTTCGACACAGCGCACAGGGTTCCGCTGTTGATTTCGGTGCTGGGTGAAATCGTTCTGAAGGAAAGCCGGCTGGTGCAGCTCAGGGTCAGGGCTTTGGAGGGGCTCTTCACCCGGCTGGCTTTGGGACGAAGGCCCTTCCAGGCGGGAACGGGGGTCGAAGACACGCTCCGCTCTCTCAACGAGATTCTCCAACAGCTAAAGCGGGAAACCGTGAGCGGCGCGATCAAACGTCACGAACGCTTGGCCAAAGATCTTCAAGCCGTCCATCGTCTCCTGCCGGGCCTCACTTGCAACCGTTCGACGGAGACCGGCGCCGAAGCGGATCCGATCCCATCGGCGCACCGCGAGATTCTGGAGCTGCTGCAGGCGATCCTGGAACAATCGTCCGCGACGCTGGCGGCCGCCGATTCCGCCGGGACGATTCTCAAAATTCTCCGCGCCAATACGCCGCTCCCCGCGTGGCATCCGTCCGCTTCCCCGTGGAACCGGCGCGCGCGCCCCGCCGCTAGCAAGGGACGGAACGGCCGCGAAAAATACCAACCGGGCGTCAAGCCGCGCGTCGGAGAAGAGAGCCCCGTGCTCGATGCGCCGGGAGAAGGTTCTAAAGTCGTCCTGGCGCTGATCATCGACCGGGCCATCGCCATCGTCCTGGAAATCGCCGGGGCGGCGTGGCGGCCGGAGAGCGCTCGGCAGAAAGCGAATCCGGCCGCGGAGACCTTGCTGAATCCGTCCGACCCGCCGCTGCTGGAATCGGCCCTGGTCGATCCGAAGTCCCAGCCGAAGACGCGCAACATGGCCGCGGCGCTCCTGTCGCTGTTGAGCTACGCGCTCTCCACGGTCCGGCTGTCGCCGCGCGCCGAGTTCTACTGCCGGTTGTTTCTCATGCCGCACCGCGCTGGCGGCATCCACTACCGGCTCCGCGACGAGGACGATCGCGCCCTCATCGACGCCGAGGAAAAGATCGACTTCTTGTTCGAGGCGCTGGACGAAGAATCCGACTACGTGCGCTGGAACGCGGCCACGCTCTGCTATCAGTCGGCCCGGCACCATCCCGAATGGTTCAAGCCCAAGCACTACATCAAGCTGATGTCGCTCCTCTCGGACGAGCATTACGGCATCCGGCTCGACGTGATGCGGACGATCCGGACGCTGGCCACTTTTCGCAATCAGGAAATCTTCACCGTCATCCACGACGTCTCCGGCAAGCTCGCCGAGAAAGTCTATCGCGTCAAGGACAAGGACCGCGCGCGCGTCGATCTGGAGACCGCCCTGGGGGTGAGTCTCGCGACCTTGCTGGAGCGGGTCGACGAATTGCAGGGCGAGGTGCTCCGGCTCGAAAACCGGCGCGAGCACCTGCTGAGCTACTTGGAAAATCAGGCGCTCCGCATCGGCGAAGAGATCCATCACGAGGTCCTCAACACGCTCTGCAGCAACCTCGCGACCGCGATCGACGAGCGCGACTTTGCCGACGCCGAGACCCGTCTGAAGGACGTCGTCACGGAACTGCGCCGGATCATGAACCACCTCTACCCGAAGGATTTGGAAGCCGAGGGGTTTGTGGCGACGGTCCGCAAGCGTCTCGAAGACGCAAAAATCCAGATGCGCCGGCGCGTGGCGAAATTCGGCGTCGAGTTCGAATGCGCCGCCGACATCACCGACGAGACCATCGCGGCGAGCCTGCGCGACAAATCGCATCTGGTGCTGCTTTACCGAATCGTTTCGGAGGCGCTGATCAACGCGCGCAAGCACGCTCACGGAACCACGCTGGCGCTGCGCATCCGACGGCCGCGAACCGGCGTCATCGAGATATCGATCGCCGATAACGGACGCGGCGGCGGCGGTCCGTTCGAGCAGAGCTTCGGCATCGACCTGATGCAGCGGCGCGCCGAGGACATCGACGCCGAGATCGAATACAAAAGAACCTCCTCAGCGGGAGGAACCACCGTCGTCATCCGCCTGCCGGAAGAGTCCAACTCGCGGGCGACGAACGGATCGAAGCTCTCCGGCGCGATCTGA